In Bifidobacterium adolescentis ATCC 15703, the sequence CCCTCCAGCGAGCCGACCACCACGGTGCCATACGAATACGCGCCCTTCTCACGGCTGAACAGCACGCACTGACGAATGATGAAACGTTCGACAATGGTGACCAGCAACGCGCACAGCAGCGCCAATCCAGTGGTCACCAGAGGCACATACACGTTGAGAATGGAATTCAACGCGCAAACCATCAAACCCGCGAACAGCGCGCCCTTGATCAGGAACGCATTGAGCTGGTAACCATCACCCATCACATGACGGTGGTACACGCCTACGCTGTGCAGGCAATATATCCAAATCAGCGACCCAACAAGCATATACGCCCACAAAGCAATATGGAAGTGGAAACGCGTGGAATATAAATCACCGGTATTCCGCACCACGTATACGATCGCCGAAGCGATGATGAAGGCAGCCATATCGCACAACACCAACAGGGCGTTGACGAAGAAACGCCAGTAGGCAACGCTGAGCACATGCCTGCGTGAGGTCTCGCTCAGTTTCTCCCCACTATTGCCACTGTAAGCCATTCTTCTTTCTCTCCAAGACTAAAAGCCATTACCCCCCCCCTGATTTGTTGGGGGCAATAAATTAGATTACTCGCACTTCCGTATAAAAGACACTCTCCGCTTGGCCGACACGCTCACCTGCCTTCGATAAGCGGAGTCTGGCGGACGGTGAGGGCATTCTTCGTGTTCGGAGCGGACTGCACGTGCAAGGTGATCTCATACTCCTCCCCCGGCTTCAACGTGACCTTGCCAACGGTGAGCGTCAAACCGTCATGCACGGTCACGCCCTGGTAATCGTTCTGGTTCTGGAACTTCCAATCCACCAAGCGGCCATTCGCCGGCGCGTACAGGAACAAGGCCGTCCGGATATCTCCAGGCTCGGTTCCATCCGTGCCACCGGTCACATAATTCGGAGCCGTGGCCAGTTCCTTGGCGGTCATCAGATTCTTCATCTTGATATGCACCGTGTACTGGTTGGCACCGTTCGCCGCCACCTTCTGGAATTCGGTGGTCACCTCGCGATGCAGATACCAATCCATCTTCGACTGCGTCTCGTCGGAGATGTACACGCCCACCTGCGGCTTGGCGCCTTCGGTAATCAAGCGGCCGGAAATGTCGGATTCGGCGATCAGATCCTGCTCGTCCTCGTGCGCGCTCCACAACAGCAGATGCCCCTGCTTCACGGATTGAGACAACGCATTGATATAGGCTTTCGGATCGCCGGAATTCTGCGTGATATGGTCGAACGCGGCCTGCGCGGCATCAGCGAAATACTTGTCCGTCTCCGCCGGAGTCATCTTCGCGTACACGGTGTTCAACAACGTCTGCGCGGTATTCGTACCGTCCAATACGGAGCCGTCGGGCATGGTCACGCCGCCGGTGACGGCAAGCATGTTCTGCAGGAACAGCGGGTCGATGGCAAGCACGCCATCCACCTGTACGCCATACTGCTTGGCCCACATGGCACGCACGATCTCGCCGGTACGCGGGAAATCGGGAGTGAAGTTCACATCGCGAATATCCGTACCCAGCTTGTCGGTGAACAACATTTTCTCCTCGGCAGTGAGTTTCACCACCGGCTCGTCAGCCTTAGAAATATCCGCGTCCGAGACAAACGGTTGCATGCTCAAATGGCCGCCCTGCACGGTGACCACGCCAAGCGACCCGGTCAGGCCGCCGGACGGACGGGCCTCCGCATTGGTCTGCGCCAGAATCAGATAGTTGCGCGGAGCGTCATTGGCA encodes:
- a CDS encoding DUF4012 domain-containing protein, with product MSEHDGDETWQEPANQAEHQIGKAQNQAEYQPEHQTEAHADANAYANADINEDAPDSADSEPHSRRVRRRMSAEHIRRIKRKRRNRRILIAVVAVLLALAAFAVAFVWSVMSARSELQQAVASAKGLQSTITQADSRQLDTKVNEFSGHVDKAYKQTSSFLWTVASHVPYVGDDVSAVRTTVASLEDISSQALPQLAKVSKNVNLSNIHVENGTVSLPGLEDSQEPLSVADKVIDNSTREIKAAKRPHIHKVADALDSAQTYCVKLNSTVHTLNTVAQLLPGMLGTDSHANDAPRNYLILAQTNAEARPSGGLTGSLGVVTVQGGHLSMQPFVSDADISKADEPVVKLTAEEKMLFTDKLGTDIRDVNFTPDFPRTGEIVRAMWAKQYGVQVDGVLAIDPLFLQNMLAVTGGVTMPDGSVLDGTNTAQTLLNTVYAKMTPAETDKYFADAAQAAFDHITQNSGDPKAYINALSQSVKQGHLLLWSAHEDEQDLIAESDISGRLITEGAKPQVGVYISDETQSKMDWYLHREVTTEFQKVAANGANQYTVHIKMKNLMTAKELATAPNYVTGGTDGTEPGDIRTALFLYAPANGRLVDWKFQNQNDYQGVTVHDGLTLTVGKVTLKPGEEYEITLHVQSAPNTKNALTVRQTPLIEGR